The genomic window AAAGGCGAAGCATACCCAGATTAGTAGCCTCAACAATTTGTGGTGGTATAGCACCAGAAATATTGTTGTTGGACATGTACAAGCTCTGAAGCTTAGGGCTCTTTCCCCAGTTTGGTGAAATCTGGCCATAAAACTTGTTATCACTCAGATCAATATGTACTGAATTCGGATATATGCCGAAAATTTCTGCAATGTCACCTTCCAACTGGTTTCCCTGTAATGTGAGTCTAGCAATGTTAGAACAACTCTTCAAGCTTCTTGGCACTGATCCAGTAAAATGGTTGTTCTCAGCATTGAAGTCTGAGAGTAATCCACCTGAGCAGATTTGAGTTGGCAAATGGCCAATGAAATTGTTATTGGACACTGAAAGCATCTTCAAACTTGTCAAGTTATTAATGCCCTGTGGAAGGGTGCCATTAAACTTGTTGGTGGAAAATTCTAGCTCATGGAGGCCTTTCAAGTTTCCAATTGTTTCAGGGACAGTTCCAGAGAGGTTGTTTGTATGGAAGCTCAAGTAATTCAAATCGACCAGATTACCTATAGAGGCAGGAATTGGTCCAGAAAAATTATTAAAGCCGAGGTGTAATCTGAAGAGCTTTGTCAAGTTTCCCAATGTGGAAGGAATGGATCCAGAAAAGTGATTCTCATCAAGTGCAAGGGAATCTAAATTGGCCAAGTTTTCTATGGAAGCAGGGATGGATCCATAAAGGTTATTGTTATTAAGCTCTAATGCGGTCAAGTTAGACATGTTCCAGATGGAGGGTGGAATTGACCCAGAGAGTGTGTTATTAGAAAGGTATAATTGTTGCAAATTGCTCAAGTTACCAATGGTAGGAGGGATAGCCCCAGAGAGAGTGTTGCTTGAGAAATCAATCCAATGAAGGTTTGTCATCATTCCTATTTCCACTGGAATGGAACCAGAAAGATGATAATTATCTATGAAAGAAAGATACTCAAGGTTGACCAATTTGCCAATCCCAGTAGGAATATTAAGAGTGCATTtgcttcttcattcttctcatcaCTTGCAGCTAAAGCCACACAAGAGAGTTTCACAAGGACATAGAAGAGGAATATTAAGAGATTTTTTCTCGACATAGTTCAACCTTCTGTGTACGGATTGAATTAATGGATGGTATGTTGTGGCTGGTGATGATTGATCAGTTCTGTGCACTCTAGAAAATGATATCAATCaatctattcttaatatataaaaataggtACATAGGTTTACCCACATtacttctaagttatttctcttcttctacttaCGCCATGTCAGCACTATCGCTTACTTGGCAAAATTTCAGAATCCACCACTCAAATCTTGCCAAATcaacttttattttcaaataaaaaaaaaacacaaaaaataaaaccaaCAACTTAACTTTTACCAAAAAACTCTGAAAACCAAAGAGTTTATTACTTTTCTCATACTTCTCGAAACCCTCTTCCTGTTGGCACCTCTTCCGTACCAAGATCTAATTTCCTCCATCCACTTCCCACTTCCGGTCCCATGAGTCATTGTTTTTTCCTCGAAACAAATTGTTCATTGGAATGTCTATCCCCGACGGAGCTCGATTCTGGGTCTCAGACCAACTCCATTCCTCCTGTTGCGTTTTTCCTGCTGGTGCTCAATTCTGGGTCTCAGACCAATGTCACCATTCAGCGCTGCCAACGTAGGAAATTCGTCTCAGGTATCTTCCTAAAGATTTTCATTCTTTGACCATGTCTTATTCTCTTTATTGTAGAACGATTTGCGTAATAACAGATGGAAATAGTTAATATCCAAAATTGCTAGATTAAAGAGGCAGAGAGCAATCCTTTCAAAGAAAGGAAGACAAGAAGATGTGCCTCCAACATATGATTATGCAGCTTGGTTTgtttaacataatttttattgcacctttcttattttattataaattgatTCATAAGGTGATTTTGATGCCTATTTTAAAAATgtagaaacacaattatttgaAACACTTAGATCTATCCAATTTAGATAAGTAAGGATGAGGAGAAAGCAATATCTTCGATCAAAGAGGAGTGCCAATTTAGCTTCCACTTCAGGTTAGTACAAAAAGAGTCTTATAACATATTTTGTTCTGTTGAGCAATCCTGTca from Arachis duranensis cultivar V14167 unplaced genomic scaffold, aradu.V14167.gnm2.J7QH unplaced_Scaffold_200336, whole genome shotgun sequence includes these protein-coding regions:
- the LOC107472610 gene encoding MDIS1-interacting receptor like kinase 2-like, giving the protein MTHGTGSGKWMEEIRSWYGRGANRKRVSRIDLARFEWWILKFCQVSDSADMASKCTLNIPTGIGKLVNLEYLSFIDNYHLSGSIPVEIGMMTNLHWIDFSSNTLSGAIPPTIGNLSNLQQLYLSNNTLSGSIPPSIWNMSNLTALELNNNNLYGSIPASIENLANLDSLALDENHFSGSIPSTLGNLTKLFRLHLGFNNFSGPIPASIGNLVDLNYLSFHTNNLSGTVPETIGNLKGLHELEFSTNKFNGTLPQGINNLTSLKMLSVSNNNFIGHLPTQICSGGLLSDFNAENNHFTGSVPRSLKSCSNIARLTLQGNQLEGDIAEIFGIYPNSVHIDLSDNKFYGQISPNWGKSPKLQSLYMSNNNISGAIPPQIVEATNLGMLRLSSNQLNGWIPKELGNMKNLFELSISNNHLSGSIPPEIGSLKNLTFLRLAGNELSGNIPREVMQLPKLVELNLSINRLEG